The Streptomyces nitrosporeus genome includes a window with the following:
- a CDS encoding peptidase inhibitor family I36 protein, which produces MKFKAAALAAALTAGLTLTAAPAGAAPTAPSARAAAWDCPVGSVCLYDSAGGVGRFYTASDGCWFDNIGLSGVGDRATSIYNRTSHRVNLANWNGSAWEHLVHANPGEGFTLPASADNRTDAVHVIC; this is translated from the coding sequence ATGAAGTTCAAGGCTGCTGCGCTGGCCGCGGCTCTCACCGCCGGGCTGACCCTGACGGCCGCTCCGGCCGGAGCGGCACCGACGGCACCGAGCGCCCGGGCCGCCGCGTGGGACTGCCCGGTGGGCAGCGTCTGCCTGTACGACTCGGCGGGCGGAGTGGGGCGCTTCTACACCGCGTCGGACGGCTGCTGGTTCGACAACATCGGTCTCTCGGGCGTCGGTGACCGGGCCACGTCCATCTACAACCGCACCAGCCACCGGGTGAATCTCGCGAACTGGAACGGCAGCGCCTGGGAGCACCTCGTCCACGCCAACCCGGGCGAGGGCTTCACCCTCCCGGCCTCCGCCGACAACAGGACCGACGCCGTCCACGTCATCTGCTGA
- a CDS encoding helix-turn-helix domain-containing protein gives MSPTGPFAQPEETSTTLPPAGLPVPAPAGEAEPGRPPSSGGPVREALSVNLNRRRLAQGWSLREMSAATGISKALLSQIERGEANPTLDVVTRIATVLRADPVDLLRRSLREPEILRAGELDEPEGESAVNLLFATHGHSRFEVYRSRLHPHAQSQLSSHGTDSVEYVMVIAGRVTLVVDGTPYELHAGDSARFDGRAGHYYTTEDSPAVTHSIVGYPLT, from the coding sequence GTGTCGCCCACCGGACCCTTTGCCCAGCCGGAGGAGACGTCCACGACGTTGCCGCCCGCCGGCCTGCCGGTGCCCGCGCCCGCCGGTGAGGCGGAACCGGGCCGCCCGCCGTCCAGCGGCGGTCCGGTACGCGAGGCTCTCTCGGTCAACCTCAACCGCCGCCGCCTCGCCCAGGGATGGAGCCTGCGCGAGATGTCCGCCGCCACCGGTATCAGCAAGGCCCTGCTCTCCCAGATCGAACGCGGCGAGGCCAACCCGACCCTCGACGTCGTCACCCGCATCGCCACGGTGCTCCGGGCCGACCCCGTCGACCTGCTGCGCCGCTCCCTGCGCGAACCGGAGATCCTGCGCGCCGGCGAACTCGACGAGCCCGAGGGGGAGAGCGCCGTCAACCTGCTCTTCGCCACGCACGGCCACAGCCGCTTCGAGGTCTACCGCTCCCGCCTCCACCCGCACGCCCAGAGCCAGCTCAGCTCGCACGGAACGGACTCCGTCGAGTACGTCATGGTCATCGCGGGACGCGTCACCCTGGTCGTCGACGGGACGCCCTACGAACTCCACGCCGGTGACAGCGCCCGCTTCGACGGCCGGGCAGGCCACTACTACACGACGGAGGACAGCCCGGCCGTCACCCACAGCATCGTCGGCTACCCGCTCACCTGA
- the cbiQ gene encoding cobalt ECF transporter T component CbiQ, giving the protein MLPIDEAAHSSRWRRRHPVDKAVLGLGLTVLAISLPAWPGAALVLVTALVVLLGPAGVPARRLWRAYRVPLGFCVTGALPLLVRVGGPEGFVGLAGGGPLRAGELLLRTSAASLGVLLFAFTTPVSDLLPRLVRAGVPAPVVDVALVTYRMSFLLLESVRRVRQAQAARLGHTTRAAAWRSLGGLGATAFVRAFDRAARLQSGLAGRGYDGTLRVLVPEVPVSARFLTGSAVLLIALAVLTSVLERPLS; this is encoded by the coding sequence GTGCTGCCGATCGACGAGGCGGCGCACAGCAGTCGCTGGCGCCGCCGCCATCCCGTGGACAAGGCGGTCCTGGGCCTCGGTCTGACCGTGCTGGCCATCTCGCTGCCGGCCTGGCCGGGGGCGGCCCTGGTGCTGGTCACGGCGCTGGTGGTGCTGCTCGGCCCGGCGGGCGTGCCGGCCCGCCGGCTGTGGCGGGCCTACCGGGTCCCGCTGGGCTTCTGTGTGACCGGGGCGCTCCCTCTGCTGGTGCGGGTCGGCGGGCCCGAAGGGTTCGTCGGCCTGGCCGGCGGCGGGCCCCTGCGGGCCGGGGAGCTGCTGCTGCGGACCTCGGCCGCGTCCCTGGGCGTGCTGCTGTTCGCCTTCACCACCCCGGTGTCGGACCTGCTGCCCCGGCTGGTGCGGGCCGGGGTGCCCGCACCGGTCGTGGACGTCGCTCTGGTGACGTACCGGATGAGCTTTCTGCTGCTGGAGTCGGTACGCCGTGTCCGGCAGGCGCAGGCCGCGCGGCTCGGGCACACCACGCGGGCGGCGGCCTGGCGGTCGCTGGGCGGGCTCGGCGCCACCGCTTTCGTCCGGGCCTTCGACCGGGCGGCCCGGCTCCAGTCGGGGCTGGCGGGGCGGGGGTACGACGGGACGCTGCGGGTCCTGGTGCCCGAGGTCCCGGTGTCCGCCCGCTTCCTGACGGGCAGTGCGGTGCTGCTCATCGCTCTGGCCGTTCTCACCTCCGTACTGGAAAGGCCGCTGTCGTGA
- a CDS encoding energy-coupling factor ABC transporter ATP-binding protein, with translation MSGSAVLVALRGVSFSYEDGPPVLDGLDFEVREGRTLALLGRNGSGKTTLMRLLSGGLRPREGLLTVGGQPVRHDRAGLTRLRTAVQLVVQDPDDQLFAASVGQDVSFGPLNLGLPDAEVRARVEEALAALDIGALADRPTHLLSYGQRKRTAIAGAVAMRPRVLVLDEPTAGLDPDGQERLLATLASLGATGTTVVMATHDVDLALRWADDATLLTASGAHTGPASVVLGRDDLLAAAGLRLPWGVAVAHLLRARGLPDAPVPRTPSELADLAERIPGTGG, from the coding sequence GTGAGTGGGTCCGCCGTCCTGGTCGCCCTGCGGGGGGTGTCCTTCTCCTACGAGGACGGGCCGCCCGTGCTGGACGGACTGGACTTCGAGGTGCGCGAAGGGCGTACGCTCGCGCTGCTGGGCCGCAACGGCAGCGGCAAGACGACACTGATGCGGCTGCTCAGCGGGGGTCTGCGGCCCCGGGAGGGTCTGCTGACGGTCGGGGGGCAGCCGGTGCGTCACGACCGGGCGGGGCTCACCCGGCTGCGGACGGCCGTCCAGCTGGTGGTGCAGGACCCCGACGACCAGCTCTTCGCCGCGTCCGTCGGCCAGGACGTGTCCTTCGGGCCGCTCAACCTGGGACTGCCGGACGCGGAGGTGCGGGCACGGGTGGAAGAGGCTCTGGCGGCGCTGGACATCGGTGCGCTGGCCGACCGCCCCACCCATCTGCTGTCGTACGGGCAGCGGAAGCGGACGGCGATCGCGGGCGCGGTGGCGATGCGGCCCCGGGTCCTGGTCCTGGACGAGCCGACGGCCGGCCTCGACCCGGACGGCCAGGAGCGGCTGCTGGCCACGCTCGCCTCGCTCGGTGCCACCGGCACCACGGTGGTGATGGCGACCCATGACGTCGATCTCGCCCTGCGCTGGGCGGACGACGCCACGCTGCTGACGGCGTCCGGCGCGCACACCGGTCCGGCGTCCGTGGTCCTCGGCCGTGACGATCTGCTCGCCGCCGCCGGTCTCCGGCTGCCGTGGGGTGTCGCGGTGGCGCATCTGCTCCGGGCCCGGGGGCTGCCGGACGCCCCGGTGCCCCGTACCCCGTCCGAACTCGCGGACCTGGCGGAACGGATACCGGGAACAGGCGGCTGA
- a CDS encoding serine hydrolase domain-containing protein, translating into MQRKRLAAAVLLATALTATLAPAAAAHRPDPVQRRLDQLVARDGVPGALAYDGRVTRTAGVADLGTGRPMVGSEGRFRLASNTKPFTAVAVMRLVADGRIGLDDRAGAHVPQLATSTVTVRQLLKQTSGLPEYTALVDWTRAGTPEEYLASALAVAPEFEPGTGWGYSNTNYLVLGMVIDEVTGTGFRDYVERTVLRPLHLDDTYWPAPGEFTLRGPHARNYGKHPAAPQAGRVDVTELPGYEFGASGGLVSTPEDLNAFWNGLFGGDLLPAWAVRLMTRDTTGVGGRDVYPAGSRYGYGVASVPLSCGGVYWGHGGDLPGDSVGGGRAAGGRGTVTVYTTTWAAEGDGLRHLQGAVDAALCAKDR; encoded by the coding sequence ATGCAGCGCAAGCGACTCGCCGCCGCGGTCCTGCTCGCCACCGCACTCACCGCGACGCTCGCCCCGGCGGCGGCGGCCCACCGGCCGGACCCGGTGCAGCGCCGGCTCGACCAGCTGGTCGCCCGGGACGGTGTGCCGGGCGCTCTCGCGTACGACGGCAGGGTGACCCGGACCGCGGGGGTCGCGGACCTGGGCACGGGCAGGCCGATGGTCGGCTCCGAGGGCCGGTTCCGTCTCGCCAGCAACACCAAGCCGTTCACCGCCGTCGCGGTGATGCGGCTGGTGGCGGACGGGCGGATCGGACTCGACGACCGGGCCGGCGCCCATGTGCCCCAGCTCGCCACGAGCACCGTCACCGTACGGCAGTTGCTGAAGCAGACGAGCGGACTGCCGGAGTACACCGCACTGGTGGACTGGACCCGGGCCGGGACGCCCGAGGAGTACCTCGCCTCGGCACTCGCCGTCGCACCGGAGTTCGAGCCCGGCACCGGCTGGGGGTATTCCAACACCAACTACCTGGTGCTCGGGATGGTCATCGACGAGGTGACGGGCACCGGCTTCCGTGACTACGTCGAACGGACGGTCCTGCGCCCGCTGCACCTGGACGACACCTACTGGCCGGCTCCCGGTGAGTTCACCCTGCGCGGCCCGCACGCCCGTAACTACGGTAAGCATCCGGCTGCCCCGCAGGCCGGCCGGGTCGATGTCACGGAGCTCCCGGGGTACGAGTTCGGGGCGTCCGGCGGGCTCGTCTCCACACCCGAGGACCTCAACGCCTTCTGGAACGGCCTGTTCGGGGGCGATCTGCTCCCGGCCTGGGCCGTGCGGCTGATGACCCGGGACACCACCGGCGTCGGGGGCCGCGACGTCTACCCGGCCGGGAGCCGCTACGGCTACGGTGTCGCGTCGGTCCCGCTCAGCTGCGGCGGTGTCTACTGGGGCCACGGCGGGGACCTGCCGGGTGACTCGGTGGGCGGCGGCCGGGCCGCGGGGGGCCGGGGCACCGTCACCGTCTACACCACGACCTGGGCGGCGGAGGGGGACGGTCTGCGCCACCTCCAGGGCGCGGTGGACGCGGCCCTCTGCGCGAAGGACCGCTGA
- a CDS encoding energy-coupling factor ABC transporter substrate-binding protein gives MTKHTKVNALLLLAVAALAVLPLVLGLGDHKEEPFAGADAEAETAITEIDPDYEPWFSPLYEPPSGEIESALFALQAALGAGVLGYYFGVHRGRRQGAGPAGRQNGAGGSRPGEF, from the coding sequence ATGACGAAGCACACGAAGGTCAACGCGCTGCTCCTGCTGGCGGTCGCCGCGCTGGCGGTGCTGCCCCTGGTCCTCGGGCTCGGCGACCACAAGGAGGAGCCGTTCGCCGGCGCCGACGCGGAGGCGGAGACCGCGATCACCGAGATCGACCCGGACTACGAGCCCTGGTTCTCCCCGCTGTACGAGCCGCCGTCCGGCGAGATCGAGTCGGCGCTCTTCGCCCTCCAGGCGGCTCTCGGCGCGGGGGTCCTCGGCTACTACTTCGGGGTGCACCGGGGCCGGCGCCAGGGTGCCGGGCCGGCGGGTCGGCAGAACGGCGCCGGCGGCTCCCGCCCCGGCGAGTTCTGA
- a CDS encoding PIG-L family deacetylase → MTDRPLTLMAVHAHPDDEATGTGGVLARYAAEGIRTVLVTCTDGGCGDGPGGAKPGERGHDPAAVALMRRRELEASCDVLGISDLETLDYADSGMMGWPGNDAPGAFWQTPVEEGAARLAELMRHYRPDVVVTYDENGFYGHPDHIQAHRITMAALEMTALAPKVYWTTTPRSMMRRFEETMREFQEDMPEPDPAEAAAMAEIGLPDDEITTWVDTTAFSGQKFDALAAHASQGENIFFLRMGKERFGELMGTETFVRVKDTTGAAVPENDLFAGLR, encoded by the coding sequence ATGACTGACCGGCCGCTGACGCTCATGGCAGTGCACGCCCATCCCGACGACGAGGCCACCGGGACCGGAGGGGTCCTCGCGCGGTACGCGGCGGAAGGCATCCGCACGGTCCTCGTGACCTGTACCGACGGCGGCTGCGGTGACGGGCCGGGAGGTGCCAAGCCGGGCGAACGGGGGCACGACCCGGCGGCCGTCGCCCTGATGCGCCGTCGTGAACTGGAGGCGAGCTGCGACGTCCTGGGGATCAGTGACCTGGAGACGCTGGACTACGCCGACTCCGGGATGATGGGCTGGCCGGGCAACGACGCCCCCGGGGCCTTCTGGCAGACCCCCGTGGAGGAGGGCGCCGCCCGGCTCGCGGAACTCATGCGCCACTACCGGCCCGACGTGGTCGTCACCTACGACGAGAACGGCTTCTACGGCCACCCCGACCACATCCAGGCCCACCGCATCACCATGGCCGCGCTGGAGATGACCGCGCTGGCACCGAAGGTGTACTGGACGACGACGCCCCGTTCGATGATGCGGCGGTTCGAGGAGACCATGCGCGAGTTCCAGGAGGACATGCCGGAGCCGGATCCCGCCGAGGCCGCCGCGATGGCCGAGATCGGCCTCCCCGACGACGAGATCACCACATGGGTGGACACCACCGCGTTCAGCGGCCAGAAGTTCGATGCGCTGGCCGCGCACGCCAGTCAGGGCGAGAACATCTTCTTCCTCAGGATGGGCAAGGAGCGGTTCGGTGAACTGATGGGCACGGAGACCTTCGTACGTGTCAAGGACACCACCGGCGCGGCCGTACCCGAGAACGACCTCTTCGCCGGACTGCGCTGA
- a CDS encoding ABC transporter ATP-binding protein, whose protein sequence is MEKALSPSAADPVAPFDHLDHRYRGENPVRTLGLLFRPDRGRLALAALIFVVKHSPIWLLPLITATVLDVVVEHGPESGIWKSTGVLLFILVINYPLHQWYVRLLGGSIRRMGTSLRSALCRRMQQLSIGYHSRVSSSVLQAKVVRDVEAVEQMVQQSSDMGLGAVVTLVGGLVVIGVRVPEFLPVFLVVVPAAGFLVMKLRARLRSHNESFRREVEQLSSRVGEMTALMPITRAHGLERTALGRVDGSLRQVFAAGLRLDMINGRFGSLSWVILNTLGVLCLSGSALVAYHGWMALTPGDVVMLSAFFTVLTGSVTTLLGLAPVLTKGLESVRSAGEVLQAPDLENNAGKARVESVTGRIDFEDAGFAYDDGEQAVDGFTLSARPGETIALVGASGAGKSTVLNLLIGFIRPTSGRILLDGTDMAGLDLRTYRRFLSVVPQESILFEGSIRDNVAYGMGDTDEETLTRALRDANALDFVSDLPHGLDTVVGERGARLSGGQKQRLAIARALIRDPRVLVLDEATSALDNRSEALVQEALSRLVHGRTVFVVAHRLSTVQGADRIVAMENGRIVEVGTHEELLTTGGVYAGLQPAQPR, encoded by the coding sequence ATGGAGAAAGCGCTTTCACCCTCGGCCGCCGATCCCGTGGCCCCCTTCGACCACCTCGATCACCGCTACCGCGGCGAGAACCCCGTCCGCACCCTCGGCCTCCTCTTCCGCCCCGATCGCGGCCGCCTCGCCCTGGCCGCACTCATCTTCGTGGTGAAGCACAGCCCGATCTGGCTGCTGCCGTTGATCACCGCCACCGTTCTCGACGTGGTCGTGGAGCACGGCCCGGAGTCGGGGATCTGGAAGTCGACGGGCGTCCTGCTGTTCATCCTCGTCATCAACTACCCGCTCCACCAGTGGTACGTGCGGCTGCTCGGCGGCAGTATCCGCCGTATGGGCACGAGTCTGCGTTCCGCGCTCTGCCGCCGGATGCAGCAGTTGTCCATCGGGTACCACTCCCGGGTCAGTTCGAGCGTGCTCCAGGCGAAGGTGGTCCGGGACGTCGAGGCCGTGGAGCAGATGGTGCAGCAGAGCTCCGACATGGGTCTCGGCGCCGTCGTCACCCTGGTCGGGGGGCTCGTCGTCATCGGGGTGCGGGTGCCCGAGTTCCTGCCCGTGTTCCTCGTCGTGGTCCCGGCGGCGGGCTTCCTCGTGATGAAGCTCCGCGCGCGGCTGCGCAGCCACAACGAGTCCTTCCGCCGCGAGGTGGAACAACTGTCCTCGCGGGTCGGGGAGATGACCGCGCTGATGCCCATCACCCGCGCCCACGGTCTGGAGCGGACCGCCCTCGGCCGGGTCGACGGTTCCCTGCGCCAGGTGTTCGCGGCCGGTCTGCGCCTGGACATGATCAACGGCCGCTTCGGTTCGCTGTCCTGGGTGATCCTCAACACGCTCGGCGTGCTGTGCCTTTCCGGTTCCGCCCTGGTGGCCTACCACGGCTGGATGGCCCTCACCCCGGGGGACGTGGTGATGCTGAGCGCCTTCTTCACCGTACTGACGGGGTCGGTCACCACGCTGCTCGGCCTGGCTCCGGTCCTCACCAAGGGCCTGGAGTCGGTGCGTTCGGCGGGAGAGGTGCTGCAGGCGCCCGACCTGGAGAACAACGCCGGCAAGGCGCGGGTGGAGAGCGTGACCGGCCGTATCGACTTCGAGGACGCCGGCTTCGCGTACGACGACGGGGAGCAGGCGGTCGACGGCTTCACCCTGTCCGCACGGCCGGGTGAGACCATCGCGCTGGTCGGTGCGTCGGGTGCGGGGAAGTCGACGGTGCTCAACCTGCTGATCGGTTTCATCCGGCCCACCTCGGGCCGGATCCTGCTGGACGGCACCGACATGGCCGGGCTGGACCTGCGGACCTACCGGCGCTTCCTCTCGGTGGTGCCGCAGGAGTCGATCCTCTTCGAGGGCAGCATCCGCGACAACGTCGCGTACGGCATGGGGGACACGGACGAGGAGACGCTGACGCGTGCCCTGCGCGACGCCAACGCGCTGGATTTCGTGTCGGATCTGCCGCACGGTCTCGACACGGTCGTCGGGGAGCGGGGCGCGCGGTTGTCGGGCGGGCAGAAGCAGCGGCTGGCCATCGCCCGCGCGCTGATCCGCGATCCCCGCGTCCTGGTGCTCGACGAGGCGACGTCCGCGCTGGACAACCGTTCCGAGGCCCTGGTGCAGGAGGCCCTCTCCCGGCTGGTGCACGGCCGCACGGTGTTCGTCGTCGCCCACCGGCTCTCCACCGTCCAGGGCGCCGACCGCATCGTGGCGATGGAGAACGGCCGGATCGTCGAGGTGGGTACGCACGAGGAACTGCTGACCACGGGAGGCGTGTACGCCGGGCTGCAACCCGCGCAGCCGAGGTGA
- a CDS encoding HelD family protein, translating into MQLEQEFVNRLYDRVDALRGVAAQGVEDALTPVGNGLQARLERDVRVAERSGLLAALNAVDGSLCFGRIDLAGGETHHIGRIGIREDDAEHTPVLIDWRAPVARPFYLATGHTPMGLRRRRHLTTEGRTVTELHDEILDIEDGERTGFEDPSGDTVLLAALNSARTGRMGDIVRTIQAEQDRIIRAPHRGVLVVEGGPGTGKTAVALHRAALLLYEHRELLSKRAVLVVGPNPAFLRYIGEVLPALGETGVMLATQAELFPGVHARGTDTPRAAAVKGGEEMAEALALAVRDRQRLPEPGAPLVVPHDDGDLVLDREIAREARRAARETRLPHNLARPYFVFRIIDALTAQLADRIGADPYGGPNFLGADDIAQLGKGVAASARVHAAIGELWPALTPEDFLADYLADPVHVPQEHADAIRRAPGSGRWTPADVPLLDEAAELLGVDDSAERAAAEAERQERIAYAQGVLELSRGSETYEFEDEESEVLAAHDIVDAERMAERHEEADHRTAAERAAADRTWAFGHIIVDEAQELSPMAWRLLMRRSPTRSLTLVGDPAQTSEEAGVGAWDRILRPYVGDRFEHVRLMVNYRTPAEVMELAARVPRAEDPSFEPPGSVRSTGEAPWIRDAGRDLAGAVARAVTEMTPGEGRLAVIAPRELHEEIAAPLDHVTAGAEPDLTLPVVLLDPRQAKGLEFDHVLVVEPGRYGTSDLYVALTRATQRLGVLHREPLPASLR; encoded by the coding sequence TTGCAGCTGGAGCAGGAATTCGTCAACCGGCTCTACGACCGTGTCGACGCGCTGCGCGGGGTCGCCGCCCAAGGCGTCGAGGACGCGTTGACACCGGTGGGGAACGGTCTGCAGGCACGTCTGGAGCGCGATGTGCGGGTCGCCGAACGCTCGGGGCTGCTGGCCGCTCTGAATGCTGTGGACGGCTCGCTGTGTTTCGGCCGTATCGACCTGGCCGGCGGGGAGACACATCACATCGGCCGCATCGGAATTCGGGAGGACGACGCCGAGCACACGCCCGTTCTGATCGACTGGCGGGCCCCGGTCGCGCGGCCTTTCTATCTGGCCACCGGGCATACGCCGATGGGTCTGCGCCGGCGCAGGCACCTCACCACCGAGGGCCGCACGGTGACGGAACTGCACGACGAGATCCTGGACATCGAGGACGGTGAGCGCACCGGTTTCGAGGACCCGAGCGGTGACACCGTGCTGCTCGCCGCGCTGAACTCTGCGCGCACCGGGCGCATGGGCGACATCGTGCGGACCATCCAGGCGGAACAGGACCGCATCATCCGGGCGCCGCACCGGGGGGTCCTCGTGGTGGAGGGGGGTCCCGGGACCGGGAAGACCGCGGTGGCGCTGCACCGCGCGGCCTTACTACTGTACGAGCACCGTGAGCTGCTCTCCAAGCGCGCGGTGCTGGTCGTGGGGCCCAACCCCGCCTTCCTGCGGTACATCGGCGAGGTACTGCCCGCGCTCGGCGAGACCGGCGTCATGCTGGCCACCCAGGCCGAGCTCTTCCCCGGTGTCCACGCGCGCGGAACCGATACGCCCCGGGCCGCCGCGGTGAAGGGCGGCGAGGAGATGGCCGAGGCGCTGGCCCTGGCCGTACGTGACCGCCAGCGGCTGCCCGAGCCCGGTGCGCCGCTGGTCGTGCCGCACGACGACGGCGACCTGGTGCTGGACCGGGAGATCGCCCGTGAGGCCCGGCGAGCGGCCCGTGAGACCCGGCTGCCGCACAACCTGGCGCGCCCGTACTTCGTGTTCCGGATCATCGACGCCCTCACCGCGCAGCTCGCCGACCGGATCGGGGCCGACCCCTACGGCGGCCCGAACTTCCTGGGCGCCGACGACATCGCCCAGCTCGGCAAGGGGGTCGCCGCCAGTGCCCGGGTGCATGCCGCGATCGGTGAGCTGTGGCCCGCCCTCACCCCCGAGGACTTCCTGGCGGACTATCTGGCCGACCCGGTGCACGTACCGCAGGAGCACGCCGACGCGATCCGCCGGGCGCCCGGTTCCGGGCGGTGGACCCCCGCCGACGTGCCGCTGCTCGACGAGGCGGCGGAACTGCTGGGCGTGGACGACAGCGCTGAGCGCGCCGCGGCCGAGGCGGAGCGCCAGGAGCGGATCGCCTACGCCCAGGGGGTGCTGGAGCTGTCGCGGGGGTCGGAGACGTACGAGTTCGAGGACGAGGAGTCCGAGGTGCTCGCCGCCCACGACATCGTCGACGCCGAGCGCATGGCGGAGCGCCACGAGGAGGCCGACCACCGCACTGCGGCCGAGCGGGCCGCGGCCGACCGCACCTGGGCGTTCGGCCACATCATCGTCGACGAGGCGCAGGAGCTGTCGCCGATGGCGTGGCGGCTGCTGATGCGCCGCTCCCCCACCCGCTCGCTGACCCTGGTCGGCGACCCAGCGCAGACCTCCGAGGAGGCGGGTGTCGGTGCGTGGGACCGGATCCTGCGCCCGTACGTCGGCGACCGCTTCGAGCATGTCCGGCTGATGGTCAACTACCGTACGCCCGCGGAGGTCATGGAGCTGGCCGCCCGGGTGCCGCGGGCCGAGGACCCGTCCTTCGAGCCGCCCGGCTCGGTGCGCTCCACCGGCGAGGCGCCGTGGATCCGGGACGCGGGCCGGGACCTGGCGGGCGCGGTGGCCCGGGCCGTCACGGAGATGACCCCGGGTGAGGGGCGTCTGGCGGTGATCGCCCCGCGCGAGTTGCACGAGGAGATCGCCGCCCCGCTCGACCACGTCACGGCGGGCGCCGAGCCCGATCTCACCCTGCCGGTGGTCCTGCTCGACCCGCGTCAGGCCAAGGGGCTGGAGTTCGACCACGTACTGGTGGTGGAACCCGGCCGGTACGGCACCAGCGATCTGTACGTGGCGCTCACCCGTGCGACGCAGCGCCTGGGTGTCCTCCACCGGGAGCCGCTGCCCGCATCGCTGCGCTGA
- a CDS encoding energy-coupling factor ABC transporter permease yields the protein MHIAEGFLPPEHAIAWGVASAPFVVHGVRSLTREVKEHPESTLLLGASGAFTFVLSALKLPSVTGSCSHPTGTGLGAILFRPPVMAVLGTITLLFQALLLAHGGLTTLGANVFSMAVVGPWAGYAVFRLLRRCGAALMAAVFSAAFVADLSTYCVTSVQLALAFPDPGSGFLGALGTFGSVFALTQIPLAVSEGLLTVLVMRLLVRSSKGELTRLGVFLTRRANGAGTAAGAVAR from the coding sequence ATGCACATAGCCGAGGGTTTTCTTCCTCCGGAGCACGCGATCGCCTGGGGTGTCGCGTCCGCGCCGTTCGTCGTCCACGGGGTGAGATCGCTCACCCGTGAGGTCAAAGAGCATCCGGAGAGCACCCTGCTCCTGGGTGCGTCGGGTGCCTTCACCTTCGTCCTGTCGGCCCTGAAACTCCCTTCCGTCACCGGGAGTTGTTCCCATCCCACCGGGACGGGGCTCGGGGCGATCCTGTTCCGGCCGCCCGTCATGGCGGTGCTGGGCACCATCACCCTGCTGTTCCAGGCGCTGCTGCTGGCGCACGGTGGTCTGACCACGCTGGGCGCCAACGTCTTCTCCATGGCGGTCGTGGGGCCCTGGGCCGGGTACGCCGTGTTCCGGCTGCTGCGGCGCTGCGGTGCCGCCCTGATGGCGGCGGTGTTCTCCGCGGCGTTCGTCGCGGACCTGTCGACGTACTGCGTCACCAGTGTGCAGCTGGCGCTCGCCTTCCCCGATCCGGGAAGCGGGTTCCTGGGGGCGCTGGGTACGTTCGGTTCCGTCTTCGCCCTCACCCAGATCCCGCTCGCGGTCAGCGAGGGGCTGCTGACGGTGCTGGTGATGCGTCTGCTGGTGCGGTCCAGCAAGGGCGAACTGACCCGGCTGGGCGTGTTCCTGACGCGCCGGGCGAACGGCGCGGGTACGGCCGCCGGGGCGGTGGCCCGATGA
- a CDS encoding GlsB/YeaQ/YmgE family stress response membrane protein, whose translation MGIIAWIIIGLLAGLIAKAIMPGKDPGGIIITMLIGIAGGLLGGWLGKVIFGVDSIDGFFDLSTWIAAIVGSLILLVLYRVITGNRRHA comes from the coding sequence ATGGGCATCATCGCCTGGATCATCATCGGCTTGCTCGCGGGCCTCATCGCCAAGGCCATCATGCCGGGCAAGGACCCCGGGGGCATCATCATCACCATGCTCATCGGTATCGCGGGCGGTCTGCTCGGCGGCTGGCTCGGCAAGGTCATCTTCGGCGTCGACTCCATCGACGGCTTCTTCGACCTCTCCACATGGATCGCCGCGATCGTCGGCTCGCTCATCCTCCTCGTGCTGTACCGCGTCATCACGGGCAACCGCCGCCACGCCTGA